Genomic window (Streptomyces clavuligerus):
GGATCTGCCCCTGGGCCCCGAGGACCGGCACCGCCGCCGTGGCGATGCCCGAAGCGGCGCCCGGAGCGGTGCCGTGCGGGCCCAGGCAGATACCGGAACGCTGGATGCCCGCCAGCTCCATCGCCAGTTCCGGCCCGGCCCAGCCGTTCCCGGGTCCCGCGGGGGGTCGCGCCCGGTCGGCCTCGGTATGCGCGAGGATGACCTTGCCCGCGGGTGTCCGGTGCAGCGGCGTGGGCTGTTCGAGGCGCCCGACGACGGAGCTGTACCGCTGGCTGTAGATCAGTTCGACGAAGCAGGCGGTGGTGCCGTCGCGGACGCTGAGGCCGACGATGTGGCGGGTCCTCTCGTACAGCGTGAGCAGCACGGGCTTCAGCAGATGGCGCAGGAGCCGGACCTGTTCGCTCTCGCGCGGCCGGGACAGGTCCAGCACGGCCTTGCCGAGGCTGTAGAACTCACCGTCCCGGTGGACCATCTCCAGGACGTGCAGTTCGGTCAGGAGACGGTGGGCGGTGCTCTTGGCCAGGCCGGTGGACTGGACGATCGTGGTGAGCGAGACCGGCTCACCGCTGGTCCGGACGGCGCGCAGGATGCACAGCAGCCTGCTGGCCAGTCTGCCCGCTCCGGCCGACGCCGATGCCGCGGATGCCGGCAGTTCGGATGTGCGCGTCGAGTTCACGGATGTGCCCTCTCTTCCATCGGTTCATCCCTGCGCACCGGGCGCCCCTCGAACGAGGTGTGACGGCGTGCCGCCGGGGCGCGGGAAGCGCGGCGCTCCCGGGCGCGCGCCCGGGGCGGATGGTGCCGGTGGACGGCGGCGGCCACGGCGGCCCGGCGCGCGGACGGAGGTGTCGGAACGGTCGGCACCGGACCTCGGCGGCCTCGGCGGTCACCGAGTGCCGGTCACCGGGTGCTCACCGAGTGCTCAGCGGGTGCTCAACCGGGCCGGAGCCCGGGGAGGTGGCGCTGCCGCGGCCTGTCGTGGGGGCCGGTGGCGCCGGAGATACACGGGTCCGCCCCGCCCGGGGCGACCGCGCGATCAGGGACGGCTGAGCCGGACATGCACGTACACCTCCAGAACGGCGGCAGACCGCGGACGGCCCGATGGCGGGCCCGGCCGGGGACGGTGACCGGCCGTTCGTCCACCCTGTCGATGACGGCGGCCGGACGCCGCCGAGCGAGAAGCCCATGCAACCCCACACGCAACCTGTTTCACAGACGTAGAAGTGGACGCGTCGCGAACCGTCCGCCTCCGGGCCTGTCCGCGCGTGGCCGGACCGAAGTACCCGGGGCCGTGGAAGGTGCCCCCACTCCCCCTGCCCGATGCCCCGATCCCGTCCTTTCCTCCAACACGTGAGCAAAGCATCGGAGGGCTGACGCCCGGTGCCCAGACATCGCGCGGCAGGCTCCGTCCACCGGCAGACGTCCGCTTCCGCACACCCGCCCGGCCCGCGCGGGCGGGCCGGGCGCGGGGACCGTCCCGACCGTACGCAGCCTGCCCGCCATGGTCCGGTCCTGGGACGGTTCGCCGCCCGCGCCGCCCGCACCGCGCGCACCTGTCGTCCGCATGACGCGCCCGGCCGCACCGGGCTCGCGCCACGGCGCCGCAATCCACATCACACCGCATTGGCTGAAGCAAACCACCGGCGCCCTCATGGCCGGGCCGCCCGGGTCGCGCCCGGTGGCCCGCGCCGCCCTTCGGCGGAGCGCGCCGCAGCCGCGGAGCCCGTTCCCCGAGTGATGCCACAGAGAACTTATTGCACCACGCAAGGACAATTTCACCTCGCGTCATTCGGCTGAAGTCATGCGCGTTCCGGCTGCCGTCCGAGGCCCTCCGAACGAAAAGGAGTTATTCATCATCAAAGGTCCCACGGCATCCGACACATCAAGAATCCATCAACGGCCGAACCGTCAGCAGGGGTGATCGGAGGTCGAGGGCAACTGCGACGGAACCCGCCGGCAGCTCGGCCCCATCGAGCGGGTGCCTGAACGTTTCGACACCTGACGGCACCTGACGGCACCCGGCGGCACCCGGCGGCGAGGGGCAGGGCCGCGGCGGGGTGTCCCGCTAGAGCACGGCGAGTCGACCGGCCAGGTCGTCGAGGCCGAGTGAGCCCTGCGAGAGCGCCTTCATGTGCCAGGTCTTGAGGTCGAACGAGGTGCCCCGGCGGCGGCGCGCGGCCTCGCGGCCCTGGAGCCAGACGCGTTCGCCGAGTTTGTAGCCGATGGCCTGGCCGGGCCAGCCGAGGTAGCGGACGATCTCGCTGTCCCGCATGTCGGCGGAGCTGCCGGTGTAGGTGGCCAGGAACTCCGTGGCGAGGGCCGGGGTCCAGCGCTCACCGGGGTGGAAGCCCGCGTCGGCGGGGATGGCCGAGCCCAGGTGCATACCGATGTCGATGATCACCCTGATGGTGCGCAGCATCTGCTCGTCGAGGAAGCCGAGGCGGCGGGCGGGGTCGGTGAGGAAGCCCAGATCGTCCATGAGGCGTTCGGCGTACAGGGCCCAGCCCTCGATGTTGGCGCTGACCATGCCCAGAGTGGTCTGGTAGCGGCTGAGACGGTCGGCGAGGGAGACCCACCGGGCGAGTTGCAGATGGTGGCCGGGGACTCCCTCGTGGTACCAGGTGCTGACGAGTTGCCAGGTCGGGAAGGTGTCCCGGCCGAGGGTGGGCAGGAAGGTCCGTCCGGGGCGGCTGAAGTCGAGGCTGGGGCCCTGGTAGTACGGTGCCGCCGAGCTGCCGGTGGGCGCGATACGGGACTCCACCCGGCGCAGCGGGCCGGAGAGGTCGAAGTGGGTGCCGTCGAGGGCGGTGATCGCCTCGTCCATGAGCTGCTGGAGCCAGTCCCGGATCGCTTCCTCGCCGATGACGGTGTGACCGTGCCGCTCCAGATGGCCCATAGCCTCCTGGACTCCCGCTCCGGGCAGCACCCGGTCGGCTTCGGTGCGCATCTCGGCCACCGTGCGGTGGAACTCGCTCCAGGCCCAGGTGTACGCCTCGTCCAGGTCGGGATCGGCGCCGGTGTGGTGGCGTACGGCGATTCCGTAGCGTTCCCGGCCGACGGCGTCGGGGGTGTCGGCGGCGGCCGGGGTGTAGGTGTCGCGCAGCCAGTCGCGGAACCCGGCGACGGCGGCGGTGGCCTTGAGGGCGGCGGCGTCCAGTTCGCCGCGCAGCCCCTCGGGCCCGGGTGCGACAAACCCCGCGAACCATCCCGAGCCGTCGCCTTCGGCGTTCTCACCGGTCCAGGCGGTGAGCTGGTCGACGACTGCGGCCGTCTGCCGGGGCGCGGCGGTCAGGCCCCGGGAGATCCCCTCGGCGAGGGTGGCGCGGTACCCGTCGAGCGCGGCGGGGAGGTTGCGCAGCCGTCCGGCCACCGCCGCCCAGTCGTCGTCGGTGGCGGTCGGCATGAAGGTGAAGATGTCCCGCACCTGGTGGACGTGTGCGCCGATGGTACGGAGCTGGCGGAAGTTCTCACCGGTGTCGTGGAGGGCGAGTTCGGCGGTGAGGCGCTCCCTCAGCAGCCGCGCGCAGTTCCGGTCGGCGGGGTCCTCGTCGGCGGGCGGCGCGGCGGCGCGCGCTTCGAGCGTGTCGAGCGCGGTGAGGGTGCGACGGGCGATGTCCGCGAGCGCCTCGAAACCCTCCGGGGAGAGATCCGGCTGCCGGTCGTCACCCGGGTGCAGCCCCAGCCAGGCGGCCTCCAGCGGGTTGTGAGCGGCCACGTGGTCCAGGTAACGGTCGGCGATGGTGCGCGGGGTGATCGTCTCCTCTGTCATGGCGTCATCCTCGCGCACGGGTGGGGGTGGCCGGCTCGCATACCGTGGTTTCGGTGTGGGTGAGGGGGTGTTGGGGGCGGTGGGGTGTGGGTGGGGCCCCCGCGTGTGCGGGGCAGACGATCAGAGAGGGGGGCACGTGTCCTCATCCGGACGACCCCCGCGCGTACGGGGCAGACGACTCCGGTGCGCTCAAGGTGGACAAGGCCGTGGGACGACCCCCGCGCATGCGGGGCAGACTTCCTGGCTCGGGCTGCTCGGCGGGTGGCTCGGGGACGACCCCCACGCATGCGGGGCAGACCCGTCGCCCATGTCGATCTCGTACTCCGTACCCGGACGACCCCCGCGCGTGCGGGGCAGACACTTCGCGACCTGGGACGCTATCACGTGATCATGCCATTTTCGTTCACCTGCTTCAGGGACGGGACCTCCCCCGCCGGACGGGCTCCACGGGATCGTTCAGGGCCTGCGCCCCCGAAAGGTGCGGCGCAGGTCGGTCACCCACGCGTCGGGGTTCTCCCAGGGAATGAAGTGCCCGCCGTGCTCATGGGCGTTGACGTTGACGTGGTTGAACCAACCGGCGAGCGGGCCGTTCGTGAACGCCCGGACGCGCTCGTCGGCGGTGTGGATGCCGGGCGGGTTCTCGTAGGTGACGAAGGTGAGGCCGACCGGGGCCTGCACGACCGGGGTGCGGTCGTGGGCGGGGGCCCAGGGGTAGCGGTTGGCGTTGGCGTAGTAACGCATCGATGTGGCGGCGGAGTTGTTCACCCAGTAGATCGTGGCGTGGGTGAGCAGGTCGTCCCTGGTGAAGACGGACTCGACGGCGCCGCCGTGGTCGCTCCAGGCGTGCCAGCGCTCCAGCAGCCAGGCGAGCAGTCCGGCGGGTGAGTCGCTCAGCCCATGGGCCAGGGTGGCGCCGTCGAGTGTGTGCACGGCGAGGTGGGACGCCCAGCGGTGGTCCAGCTCGATGACGCGGGCGCGGATGTCGGCGGGCTGGTCGTCGGTGAGGGGGCGGTTCCGGGCGAAGTCCCAGGCGCGGGGGCCGGTGAAGAAGTCCAGCGGCAGCCCGGAGCCGATGTGGATGCCGTACAGCTCGTCGGCGTACTTGTGGCCGAGCTGGCTGGAGACGATCCCGCCGATGTCGCAGCCTCCGGCGGCGTACTTCTCGTATCCGAGGGTCTCGGTCATCAGGGTGTGCCAGAGGTCGGAGACCTTCCAGAAGTTGACGTCCGGAAAGCCGGTGAGCGGACCGGGGAAGCCGAAGCCGGGCAGGGAGGGCACGATGACGTCGAACGCGTCGGCGGGGTCACCGCCGAACGCGGCCGGGTCGGCGAGCGGGTCGATCACCTTCGACCAGTGCCAGAACGTCCACGGCCAGCCGTGGGTGAGGATCAGCGGGATCGGGCGGGGGCCGCGCCCTGGCTTGCGCAGGAAGTGCACGGGGATACCGGCCACGTTCACCCGGTAGTGCTCGTAGGCGTTGATGGCGGCCTCGGCGCGACGCCAGTCGTAGCCGTCCCGCCAGTGGGCGACCAGTTCACGGAGGTAGCTGTCGGGGACACCGTAGGACCAGTCCTCGTTCCCCTCGTCCAGCGGCGGACGGGTCCGTGCGAGACGGGCCCGCAGGTCGTCGAGGACCTCGTCGGGCACATGGATCGGGGTGGGCTCCAGGGGGAAGGCGTGCGGGGCGGTCATGGCGTGGCTCCTCACCGGGCAGGAAGCGGAGTCGTCGGCCTGCTGGAGTCCCATCGGCGGCGCGGGCGCCACCACTCCCGGCATGCCGCCCTCCGCCGTCCATGGCCCTCCACCTGCGCGACCAGGAGATGAGCGTACGCGACACGGGCTCCGCCGCCAGTCCCAGTCCCAGTCCCAGTCCCGGTTCCGGTGGGACGCGTGGTTCGTGTGCGGCGAGCCCTCAGGGGAAAGGAGTGGTCACCCGGACGGTGGGCCCATGGTGCCGGGGGCGGTGGTCCAGGGGTCGGCGGAGGAAGCCGCCGGGGTGTTCACCGACAGGTCGCGGGTGTAGCGGGCGGAGCAGAGGGCCCAGGTGAGGTAGGCCGCGGGGAAGTTGAGGGCGGCGCACGCGACCCGGCTGACGGCGCGGACGGTGGCCGGGGGGAGGCCCAGCCGCGCGGCGGTGGCGGGGATGCGGCGGCCGAGGGCGGCGGCCCGGTCGAGGCGGTCGGTGATTCGGGCGGTCAGCCAGTGCACGGCGGCGGGGGCGGTCAGGCCGAGGTGGTGGCGGGCGACGAGGAGGTAGTTGACGGTGAGGCCGTCGGTCGCCTCCTTGGGGCAGGAGAGGATGTCGTTGCACCAGTTCGCGGCGTCGCTGATGTGGCGGATCAGCTCCTGCCAGAGGGCGGTGGCGGCGAAGGCGGGCGGCAGTTCGACGCAGAGGATCGCCTCGGGCAGGTCGTAGAGCCACAGGCCGCTGGACCGGCGGCGCAGCAGGGGGTATTCCGCGACGGTGGGAACGGTGTTGGTGCGCCGCAGATGGTGTTCGTTCAGGCAGCCGGTGTACTGCTCGCGCAGATGACGGTGGAAGCGGCCGATCCAGTCGCTGGTCATGCCGTGGCTGGTCTGCCGCCAGAGTCCGGCCAGCGCGGTGACGATCGGATGCTCGGGTCCGCCGGGCGGGCCGGCGGGGGCACCGGGGGCGCCGGTGCGGTGCAGCAGTCCGGTGAACAGGGTGTCGACGGCCTGGGGCGCGGTGCGGGACTCGATGTGGTCGTCCAGGCAGAACACCCAGATCAGCCAGCGTGCGTAGAGCAGGACTTGGTCGTCGCGTTCCTCGGACATCGCGACGGCGGCGAGGCGGTCGAGGCCATGGGCGCCGAGCCGCAGCGCGGCCGGTCCGGTGGCGAGGCCGCTGGCGGCGGCCCAGTGACGGGCCCGCTGTTCGAGGTGGGGGGCGTGGCGGTGGCGGCGGTGGGGACGGTGCAGCCAGCGGGTGGCGTCCGGGAGCGTTTCGGGTGGCCAGGGGGCTGCGGCGGCCGAGGCCATGGGCGCTTACCGTGCCGA
Coding sequences:
- a CDS encoding IclR family transcriptional regulator; translation: MNSTRTSELPASAASASAGAGRLASRLLCILRAVRTSGEPVSLTTIVQSTGLAKSTAHRLLTELHVLEMVHRDGEFYSLGKAVLDLSRPRESEQVRLLRHLLKPVLLTLYERTRHIVGLSVRDGTTACFVELIYSQRYSSVVGRLEQPTPLHRTPAGKVILAHTEADRARPPAGPGNGWAGPELAMELAGIQRSGICLGPHGTAPGAASGIATAAVPVLGAQGQILAALSAGGHPEAFDPTAVCALLRQCGAHAHRVLRHVPEPARD
- a CDS encoding DUF885 domain-containing protein; the encoded protein is MTEETITPRTIADRYLDHVAAHNPLEAAWLGLHPGDDRQPDLSPEGFEALADIARRTLTALDTLEARAAAPPADEDPADRNCARLLRERLTAELALHDTGENFRQLRTIGAHVHQVRDIFTFMPTATDDDWAAVAGRLRNLPAALDGYRATLAEGISRGLTAAPRQTAAVVDQLTAWTGENAEGDGSGWFAGFVAPGPEGLRGELDAAALKATAAVAGFRDWLRDTYTPAAADTPDAVGRERYGIAVRHHTGADPDLDEAYTWAWSEFHRTVAEMRTEADRVLPGAGVQEAMGHLERHGHTVIGEEAIRDWLQQLMDEAITALDGTHFDLSGPLRRVESRIAPTGSSAAPYYQGPSLDFSRPGRTFLPTLGRDTFPTWQLVSTWYHEGVPGHHLQLARWVSLADRLSRYQTTLGMVSANIEGWALYAERLMDDLGFLTDPARRLGFLDEQMLRTIRVIIDIGMHLGSAIPADAGFHPGERWTPALATEFLATYTGSSADMRDSEIVRYLGWPGQAIGYKLGERVWLQGREAARRRRGTSFDLKTWHMKALSQGSLGLDDLAGRLAVL
- a CDS encoding epoxide hydrolase family protein; this translates as MTAPHAFPLEPTPIHVPDEVLDDLRARLARTRPPLDEGNEDWSYGVPDSYLRELVAHWRDGYDWRRAEAAINAYEHYRVNVAGIPVHFLRKPGRGPRPIPLILTHGWPWTFWHWSKVIDPLADPAAFGGDPADAFDVIVPSLPGFGFPGPLTGFPDVNFWKVSDLWHTLMTETLGYEKYAAGGCDIGGIVSSQLGHKYADELYGIHIGSGLPLDFFTGPRAWDFARNRPLTDDQPADIRARVIELDHRWASHLAVHTLDGATLAHGLSDSPAGLLAWLLERWHAWSDHGGAVESVFTRDDLLTHATIYWVNNSAATSMRYYANANRYPWAPAHDRTPVVQAPVGLTFVTYENPPGIHTADERVRAFTNGPLAGWFNHVNVNAHEHGGHFIPWENPDAWVTDLRRTFRGRRP
- a CDS encoding terpene synthase family protein; protein product: MASAAAAPWPPETLPDATRWLHRPHRRHRHAPHLEQRARHWAAASGLATGPAALRLGAHGLDRLAAVAMSEERDDQVLLYARWLIWVFCLDDHIESRTAPQAVDTLFTGLLHRTGAPGAPAGPPGGPEHPIVTALAGLWRQTSHGMTSDWIGRFHRHLREQYTGCLNEHHLRRTNTVPTVAEYPLLRRRSSGLWLYDLPEAILCVELPPAFAATALWQELIRHISDAANWCNDILSCPKEATDGLTVNYLLVARHHLGLTAPAAVHWLTARITDRLDRAAALGRRIPATAARLGLPPATVRAVSRVACAALNFPAAYLTWALCSARYTRDLSVNTPAASSADPWTTAPGTMGPPSG